From Mycobacterium lacus, one genomic window encodes:
- a CDS encoding nucleotidyltransferase family protein — translation MTVTGVVLAAGGSSRLGTPKQLLPYRDTTVLGATLDAARRAGFDQLIVTLGGAADAVRDQMPLDDADVVVVEDCGAGCSASLRVALGRVDAEAAGIVLMLGDQPGVDPATLRRLITEGPDTDVAVCRYADGVGHPFWFGRKVFGDLARLRGDKGVWKLVMSRPVRELSVDGPIPLDVDTWDDYRRLVESS, via the coding sequence ATGACGGTCACCGGTGTCGTGCTGGCAGCCGGGGGCTCCAGCCGGCTGGGCACACCCAAACAGCTGTTGCCATACCGGGATACGACGGTGCTCGGGGCGACTCTCGATGCGGCTCGCCGCGCCGGGTTCGACCAGCTGATCGTCACCCTGGGCGGCGCCGCCGACGCGGTGCGCGACCAGATGCCCCTGGACGACGCCGACGTGGTGGTGGTCGAGGACTGCGGCGCCGGTTGTTCGGCGTCGCTGCGGGTCGCATTGGGACGGGTGGACGCCGAAGCCGCCGGCATCGTGCTGATGCTCGGCGATCAGCCGGGGGTGGATCCCGCGACGCTAAGGCGGCTCATCACCGAAGGGCCGGACACGGACGTCGCGGTGTGCCGCTACGCCGACGGCGTCGGTCACCCGTTCTGGTTCGGCCGCAAGGTGTTTGGTGACCTCGCGCGCCTGCGCGGCGACAAGGGCGTCTGGAAATTGGTGATGTCACGTCCGGTTCGCGAGCTTTCGGTCGACGGTCCCATCCCGCTCGACGTCGACACCTGGGACGACTACCGGCGGC
- a CDS encoding XdhC family protein, whose amino-acid sequence MTITERAQQLLAARTPFVHATVVRAQQPTSSRPGDEAILLADGTIEGFVGGHCAQNSVRKAALGALQAGESVLLRVLPDGDVHFPEAPGACVVVNPCLSGGSLEIFLTPQLPPPLIRIYGATPIADALTQLCGLLGYEVRRDTDLGDTTASPTAIVIASHGGPEAEIIRAALGSGVSYVGLVASKVRGAAILNELELTDAERARVHTPVGLAIGAKTPAEIAVSIAAELITVLRGTAGA is encoded by the coding sequence ATGACGATCACCGAGCGGGCTCAGCAGCTGTTGGCGGCACGCACACCGTTCGTGCACGCGACGGTGGTGCGGGCGCAACAGCCCACTTCGTCGCGTCCCGGCGACGAGGCGATTCTGTTGGCGGACGGCACCATCGAGGGTTTCGTCGGCGGCCATTGCGCGCAGAACTCGGTGCGCAAGGCCGCGCTAGGCGCGCTGCAAGCCGGTGAAAGCGTGCTGCTGCGGGTGCTTCCCGACGGCGACGTGCACTTTCCCGAGGCCCCCGGCGCCTGCGTGGTGGTCAATCCGTGTCTGTCGGGAGGGTCGTTGGAGATTTTCCTGACGCCGCAGCTGCCACCGCCGCTGATCCGAATCTACGGCGCCACACCGATAGCCGACGCGCTGACCCAGCTGTGTGGCCTGTTGGGCTACGAGGTGCGCCGCGACACCGACCTGGGTGACACCACCGCCTCGCCCACCGCCATAGTGATCGCCAGCCACGGCGGTCCGGAGGCCGAAATCATCCGTGCCGCACTCGGTTCCGGCGTCAGTTATGTAGGACTGGTGGCCAGCAAGGTTCGCGGCGCGGCGATCCTCAACGAGCTCGAACTCACCGACGCCGAGCGGGCCCGCGTGCACACCCCGGTCGGGTTGGCCATCGGCGCCAAGACCCCGGCGGAAATCGCGGTGTCGATCGCCGCCGAACTCATCACGGTCCTGCGCGGGACAGCCGGGGCATGA
- a CDS encoding aerobic carbon-monoxide dehydrogenase large subunit, giving the protein MTTFKEGASRPPSPEDLADNDQKPCGHGRMLRKEDPRFIRGRGTYVDDVVLPGMLHLAILRSPYAHARIVGIDVTAAQAHPKVKAVVTGADLAAKGLAWMPTLANDVQAVLATDKVRFQGQEVAFVVAEDRYSARDACELIDVEYEPLEPVVDVRTALDPSAPVIRTDLEGKTDNHLFDWETGDAAATEAAFAKADVVVKQEIVYPRVHPAPMETCGAVADLDPVTGKLTLWTTSQAPHAHRTVYALVAGLPEHKIRVISPDIGGGFGNKVPIYPGYVCAIVGSLVLGKPVKWMEDRSENLTSTGFARDYIMVGEIAATKDGKILAIRSNVLADHGAFNGQAAPLKYPAGFYGVFTGSYDIEAAYCHMTAVYTNKAPGGVAYACSFRITEAVYFVERLVDCLAFELKMDPAELRLRNLLRPEQFPYTSKTGWVYDSGDYEATMRKAMDMIGYEALRAEQKERRARGELMGIGMSFFTEAVGAGPRKDMDILGLGMADGCELRVHPTGKAVVRLSVQTQGQGHETTFAQIVAEELGIPPDDIEVVHGDTDQTPFGLGTYGSRSTPVSGAAAALVARKVRDKAKIIASGMLEVSVADLEWEKGKFHVKGDPSAAVTIADIAMRAHGAADLPEGIEGGLDAEVCYNPSNLTYPYGAYFCVVDIDPGTAVVKVRRFLAVDDCGTRINPMIIEGQVHGGIVDGIGMALMEMIAFDEDGNCLGGSLMDYLIPTALEVPHLETGHTVTPSPHHPIGAKGIGESATVGSPPAVVNAVVDALAPFGVRHADMPLTPSRVWEAMQGRARPPI; this is encoded by the coding sequence ATGACTACTTTTAAAGAGGGGGCGTCCCGTCCACCCTCCCCCGAGGACCTGGCCGACAACGACCAAAAGCCGTGCGGCCACGGCCGGATGCTGCGCAAGGAGGATCCCCGTTTCATCCGGGGCCGCGGCACGTACGTCGACGACGTCGTGCTGCCGGGCATGCTGCACCTGGCGATCCTGCGCTCGCCGTATGCGCACGCCCGGATCGTCGGCATCGATGTGACTGCCGCACAGGCACATCCGAAGGTCAAGGCGGTGGTGACCGGCGCCGACCTGGCCGCAAAAGGCCTGGCCTGGATGCCGACGCTCGCCAACGACGTGCAGGCCGTGCTGGCCACCGACAAGGTGCGCTTCCAGGGCCAGGAAGTCGCGTTCGTCGTGGCCGAGGATCGGTACTCGGCCCGCGACGCGTGTGAGTTGATCGACGTCGAATACGAGCCGCTGGAGCCCGTCGTGGATGTCCGCACGGCGCTGGACCCGTCGGCGCCGGTGATCCGCACCGACCTCGAGGGCAAGACCGACAACCACCTCTTCGACTGGGAGACCGGCGACGCGGCCGCCACCGAGGCCGCGTTCGCGAAGGCCGACGTCGTCGTCAAGCAGGAGATCGTCTACCCCCGGGTGCACCCGGCGCCGATGGAAACCTGTGGGGCCGTTGCCGATCTGGACCCGGTCACCGGCAAGCTCACGCTGTGGACCACCTCGCAGGCGCCGCACGCGCACCGCACGGTGTACGCGTTGGTCGCCGGCTTGCCCGAACACAAGATCCGGGTGATCTCACCTGACATCGGCGGCGGCTTCGGCAACAAGGTGCCGATCTATCCCGGCTATGTGTGTGCGATCGTGGGCTCGCTGGTGCTGGGCAAGCCCGTGAAGTGGATGGAGGACCGCAGCGAGAACCTGACCTCCACCGGCTTCGCGCGCGACTACATCATGGTCGGCGAGATCGCCGCCACGAAAGACGGCAAGATACTGGCGATCCGGTCCAATGTGCTGGCCGATCACGGAGCGTTCAATGGCCAGGCGGCGCCCTTGAAGTATCCCGCCGGGTTCTACGGGGTGTTCACCGGCAGCTACGATATCGAGGCCGCCTACTGCCACATGACCGCCGTGTACACCAACAAGGCGCCCGGCGGGGTGGCCTACGCGTGCTCGTTCCGGATCACCGAGGCGGTGTACTTCGTCGAACGGTTGGTGGACTGCCTGGCGTTCGAGCTGAAGATGGATCCGGCCGAGCTGCGGTTACGAAACCTATTGCGGCCCGAGCAATTCCCGTATACGAGCAAGACGGGCTGGGTGTATGACTCGGGCGACTACGAGGCCACCATGCGCAAGGCCATGGACATGATCGGCTATGAGGCGCTGCGTGCCGAGCAGAAGGAGCGCCGTGCCCGCGGCGAGCTGATGGGCATCGGCATGTCCTTCTTCACCGAGGCCGTCGGGGCCGGCCCGCGCAAGGACATGGACATTCTCGGCCTCGGCATGGCCGACGGCTGCGAGCTGCGCGTGCACCCGACGGGCAAAGCCGTTGTGCGGCTTTCGGTCCAGACCCAGGGCCAGGGCCACGAGACGACGTTCGCGCAGATCGTCGCCGAGGAGCTGGGCATCCCGCCCGACGACATCGAGGTGGTGCACGGCGACACCGACCAGACACCGTTCGGGCTGGGCACCTACGGCAGCCGCTCGACACCCGTCTCCGGCGCGGCCGCGGCACTGGTCGCACGCAAGGTCCGTGACAAGGCGAAGATCATCGCGTCGGGCATGCTGGAAGTTTCGGTCGCCGACTTGGAGTGGGAGAAGGGCAAGTTCCACGTCAAGGGTGATCCGTCGGCGGCGGTGACTATCGCCGACATCGCGATGCGCGCGCACGGGGCGGCCGATCTGCCCGAGGGCATCGAGGGCGGGCTGGACGCCGAGGTCTGCTACAACCCGTCGAATCTGACCTACCCGTACGGCGCGTACTTCTGCGTGGTCGACATCGATCCGGGCACCGCGGTGGTGAAGGTGCGCCGCTTCCTGGCCGTCGACGACTGCGGCACCCGGATCAACCCGATGATCATCGAGGGCCAGGTGCACGGTGGCATCGTCGACGGAATCGGGATGGCGCTGATGGAAATGATCGCCTTTGACGAGGACGGCAACTGCCTGGGCGGGTCGCTGATGGACTACCTGATCCCCACCGCGCTCGAGGTACCGCACCTGGAGACCGGCCACACCGTGACGCCGTCGCCGCATCACCCGATCGGCGCCAAGGGCATCGGTGAATCGGCCACCGTGGGATCGCCGCCCGCGGTGGTGAACGCGGTGGTGGATGCGTTGGCGCCGTTCGGGGTTCGGCATGCCGACATGCCGTTGACGCCGTCGCGGGTGTGGGAGGCGATGCAAGGTAGAGCGAGGCCACCGATCTAG
- a CDS encoding (2Fe-2S)-binding protein — protein MQVSMTVNGEQVTAEVEPRMLLVHFLRDQLRLTGTHWGCDTSNCGTCVVDVDGVPVKSCTMLAVMASGHSVRTVEGLAGPDGSLDPVQEGFMRCHGLQCGFCTPGMMITARALLDRNPDPDEQTIREAISGQICRCTGYTTIVRSIQWAAQHSTVKAES, from the coding sequence ATGCAAGTAAGCATGACCGTCAACGGCGAACAGGTGACCGCCGAAGTCGAACCCCGGATGCTGCTGGTGCATTTCCTGCGGGATCAATTGCGGCTCACCGGAACTCACTGGGGATGTGACACCAGCAACTGCGGAACCTGCGTTGTCGACGTGGACGGTGTGCCGGTGAAGTCCTGCACGATGCTGGCCGTGATGGCATCCGGGCACAGCGTGCGGACCGTCGAAGGGCTCGCGGGTCCCGACGGCTCTCTCGACCCGGTGCAGGAAGGGTTCATGCGGTGCCACGGGCTGCAATGCGGTTTCTGCACACCGGGAATGATGATCACCGCCCGCGCCCTGCTGGACCGCAACCCCGACCCCGACGAGCAGACCATCCGGGAGGCGATCTCGGGGCAGATTTGCCGGTGCACCGGATACACGACGATCGTGCGCTCCATCCAATGGGCCGCACAGCACTCCACGGTAAAGGCCGAGTCATGA
- a CDS encoding FAD binding domain-containing protein, which produces MQVPGPFEYERATSVDHAIGLLDRLGETARVVAGGHSLLPMMKLRIANPEYLVDINDLVPELGYVITDPTLVRIGAMTRHREILESDRLAAVCPIFRDAERVIADPVVRNRGTLGGSLCQADPAEDLSTVCTVLGAVCLVRGPSGEREIAIDDFLVGPYETALAHNEILIEVRIPVRHKTSSAYAKVERRVGDWAVTAAGAAVTLDGDVIVAARVGLTAVNPNRTALAELSEALVGQPATEESFAEAGRRAAEACEPVTDMRGTADYKRHLASELTIRTLRSAAERVRNQPEPEGN; this is translated from the coding sequence ATGCAAGTACCTGGGCCCTTTGAGTACGAACGTGCAACCAGCGTCGACCACGCCATCGGACTACTGGATCGGTTGGGCGAGACGGCGAGAGTGGTCGCCGGGGGGCACAGCCTGCTGCCGATGATGAAGCTGCGCATCGCCAACCCGGAGTACCTGGTCGACATCAACGACCTGGTGCCCGAGCTGGGATACGTGATCACCGATCCGACCCTGGTTCGCATCGGTGCGATGACCCGGCACCGCGAGATCCTGGAGTCGGACAGGTTGGCCGCCGTGTGCCCGATCTTCCGTGATGCCGAGCGGGTGATCGCCGACCCGGTGGTCCGCAATCGGGGCACCCTCGGCGGTTCGCTGTGCCAGGCGGACCCGGCCGAGGATCTGTCGACCGTGTGCACCGTCCTGGGCGCGGTGTGCCTGGTGCGCGGGCCGTCGGGCGAACGCGAGATTGCGATCGACGACTTCCTGGTTGGCCCGTACGAGACGGCGCTCGCCCACAACGAGATTCTGATCGAGGTGCGCATCCCGGTGCGCCACAAGACGTCTAGTGCGTACGCGAAAGTGGAACGGCGGGTGGGAGATTGGGCCGTCACCGCGGCCGGGGCGGCGGTGACACTGGACGGTGACGTGATCGTCGCCGCGCGGGTGGGCCTGACCGCGGTGAATCCCAATAGGACGGCGCTCGCCGAGCTTTCCGAGGCGCTCGTCGGCCAGCCCGCCACAGAGGAATCCTTCGCCGAGGCGGGCCGCCGCGCGGCCGAGGCCTGTGAGCCGGTGACCGATATGCGCGGCACCGCCGACTACAAGCGCCACCTGGCCTCCGAACTGACCATCCGCACCCTGCGCAGCGCCGCCGAACGCGTGCGCAACCAGCCTGAACCGGAAGGGAATTAA
- a CDS encoding XdhC family protein, with protein MRDVLAELMSIWRAGGTAGLGTVVRTFRSAPRPPGAAMVVAPDGSVSGSVSGGCVEGAVYEAAAEVANTGTPRLERYGVSDDAAFAVGLTCGGVIDVFVESVSRPTFPELDAVAEDIDADRPVAIATVIAHPDARWVGRRLVVRPDATAGSLGSQRADAAVTDDARGLLALGRSEVLTYGPDGQRLGEGMEVFVSSCAPRPRMLVFGAIDFAAALARQGSFLGYRVTVCDARAVFATPARFPTADEVVVDWPNRYLAAQAEAGAVDERTVICVLTHDPKFDVPVLEVALRLDVGYVGAMGSRQTHDDRLGRLRAAGLTDAELRRLCSPIGLDLGARTPEETAVSIAADIIARRWGGGGRPLAEIVGRIHHDAQVEG; from the coding sequence GTGCGTGACGTGCTTGCCGAGCTGATGTCGATCTGGCGCGCGGGGGGCACCGCCGGGCTGGGGACGGTGGTGCGGACGTTCCGGTCGGCGCCGCGGCCGCCGGGTGCGGCGATGGTGGTGGCGCCGGACGGTTCGGTGAGCGGGTCGGTGTCGGGTGGTTGCGTGGAGGGCGCGGTATACGAGGCCGCCGCCGAGGTGGCGAACACCGGGACACCGCGGCTGGAACGGTACGGCGTCAGCGACGACGCCGCCTTTGCGGTGGGTCTGACGTGTGGTGGCGTCATCGACGTCTTCGTCGAGTCCGTGTCGCGGCCCACGTTTCCCGAACTTGACGCGGTGGCCGAGGACATCGACGCCGACCGGCCGGTGGCGATCGCGACCGTCATCGCCCATCCGGATGCTCGGTGGGTTGGGCGCCGGCTCGTCGTCCGTCCCGACGCCACGGCGGGATCGCTGGGTTCGCAACGGGCCGACGCCGCCGTCACCGACGACGCCCGGGGCCTGCTCGCGCTGGGCCGCAGCGAGGTCCTCACCTATGGGCCCGACGGGCAGCGCCTGGGTGAAGGCATGGAGGTGTTCGTGTCCAGCTGCGCCCCGCGCCCGCGGATGCTGGTGTTCGGCGCCATCGACTTCGCCGCCGCCCTGGCCCGGCAGGGCTCGTTCCTCGGCTACCGGGTCACCGTCTGCGACGCCCGCGCGGTGTTTGCCACGCCGGCGCGCTTTCCGACGGCCGACGAGGTCGTCGTCGATTGGCCCAACCGCTATCTGGCTGCCCAGGCGGAGGCGGGCGCCGTCGACGAGCGCACGGTGATCTGCGTGCTCACCCACGACCCGAAGTTCGACGTCCCGGTGCTGGAGGTGGCGCTGCGCCTGGATGTCGGATACGTGGGGGCGATGGGATCCCGCCAGACGCATGACGACCGGCTGGGCCGGCTGCGCGCGGCGGGGCTGACCGACGCCGAGCTGCGCCGGTTGTGCAGCCCGATCGGGCTGGACCTCGGCGCGCGCACGCCCGAGGAGACGGCGGTGTCGATCGCGGCCGACATCATCGCCCGGCGGTGGGGCGGCGGCGGGCGCCCGCTGGCCGAGATCGTCGGCCGAATCCACCATGATGCGCAGGTAGAAGGCTAG
- a CDS encoding LysR family transcriptional regulator, which yields MTPAQLRAYSAVVRLGSVRAAAAELGLSDAGVSMHIAALRKELDDALFTRTGAGLAFTPGGLRLASRAVEILGLQQQTAIEVTEAAHGRRLLRIAASSTFAEHAAPGLIELFSSRADDLSVELSVHPTSRFRDLICARAVDIAIGPASESSIGSDSSLFIRPFLKYQIITVVAPSSPLAVGIPTPALLRHQQWMLGPSAGSAGGEISTMLRALAIPESQQRIFQSDAAALEEVQRVGGAALTIGFAVAKDLADGRLVHVTGPGLDKAGEWCATTLAPSARQPAVSELVRFITTPRCIQAMIRGSGVGVTRFRPKVHVTLWS from the coding sequence ATGACCCCGGCTCAACTTCGGGCCTATTCGGCGGTGGTGCGGTTGGGCTCGGTGCGAGCGGCCGCCGCGGAATTGGGCCTTTCCGACGCCGGGGTCTCGATGCATATCGCCGCGCTGCGCAAGGAGCTCGACGACGCGTTGTTCACCAGGACCGGCGCCGGGCTGGCGTTCACGCCCGGCGGGCTGCGGCTGGCCAGCCGCGCCGTGGAAATCCTGGGCCTGCAACAGCAAACGGCGATCGAGGTCACCGAGGCCGCCCACGGGCGTCGGCTGTTGCGCATCGCCGCGTCGTCCACCTTCGCCGAACACGCCGCGCCGGGCCTGATCGAGCTCTTCTCGTCCCGGGCCGACGATCTGTCCGTCGAGTTGAGCGTGCATCCCACGAGCCGATTTCGCGACCTGATCTGCGCGCGAGCAGTCGATATCGCGATCGGTCCGGCCAGTGAGAGCTCGATCGGTTCCGACAGCTCGCTGTTCATACGGCCCTTCCTGAAGTATCAGATCATCACCGTTGTGGCGCCGAGTAGCCCCTTGGCCGTGGGCATTCCGACGCCCGCGCTGTTGCGTCACCAACAGTGGATGCTCGGCCCGTCGGCCGGCAGTGCGGGCGGTGAGATCTCAACCATGTTGCGCGCCTTGGCAATTCCGGAGTCGCAACAACGAATCTTCCAGAGCGACGCCGCCGCGCTGGAGGAGGTCCAGCGCGTCGGCGGTGCCGCGCTGACCATCGGCTTCGCAGTCGCCAAGGATCTGGCCGACGGGCGATTGGTGCACGTGACCGGCCCGGGCCTCGATAAGGCGGGCGAGTGGTGCGCGACGACATTGGCGCCGTCGGCCCGCCAACCAGCCGTGTCCGAACTGGTTCGCTTCATCACCACGCCGCGATGCATCCAGGCGATGATCCGGGGCAGCGGGGTCGGCGTGACGAGGTTCCGGCCCAAGGTCCACGTCACGCTCTGGAGTTAG
- a CDS encoding dodecin family protein: protein MSVYKVIDIIGTSPTSWEHAASEAVERARASVDDIRVARVIEQDMAVDASGKITFRIKLEVSFKMRPPQPR, encoded by the coding sequence ATGAGCGTCTACAAGGTGATCGACATCATCGGGACCAGCCCCACGTCGTGGGAGCACGCCGCGTCGGAGGCGGTGGAGCGGGCGCGGGCAAGCGTCGACGACATCCGCGTCGCCCGGGTCATCGAGCAGGACATGGCGGTGGACGCCTCCGGCAAGATCACCTTCCGCATCAAGCTCGAGGTCTCGTTCAAGATGAGGCCGCCGCAACCGCGCTGA
- a CDS encoding TrmH family RNA methyltransferase, which translates to MNEPGPTEWGTSTGGVGPWEGEPPDDPRYDPILLRDGDTRNVVDAYRYWTREAIIADIDRRRHRLHVAIENFGHDANIGSVVRTANAFAVDTVHIVGRRRWNRRGAMVTDRYQRLRHHDSTAALLDFAAGAGLTVVAVDNVPGAARLEQTALPRDCLLVFGQEGPGITDDARAGAAITVSIAQFGSTRSINAGVAAGIAMHAWIRQHGDISRAW; encoded by the coding sequence ATGAACGAACCCGGGCCTACCGAGTGGGGGACATCGACCGGAGGCGTCGGGCCCTGGGAAGGCGAGCCTCCGGACGACCCCCGGTATGACCCAATCCTGTTGCGCGACGGTGATACTCGCAACGTCGTCGACGCCTACCGGTACTGGACCCGGGAGGCGATCATCGCCGACATCGACAGGCGCCGGCATCGGCTCCACGTGGCGATCGAGAACTTCGGCCACGACGCCAACATCGGCTCCGTGGTGCGCACCGCCAACGCGTTCGCCGTCGACACCGTGCACATCGTCGGCCGTCGGCGCTGGAACCGCCGCGGCGCCATGGTCACCGACCGCTACCAGCGATTGCGCCATCACGACAGCACCGCGGCGCTGCTGGATTTCGCGGCGGGCGCCGGCTTGACCGTGGTCGCGGTGGACAACGTCCCCGGGGCGGCGCGGCTGGAGCAGACCGCGCTGCCGCGGGATTGCCTGTTGGTGTTCGGTCAAGAGGGTCCGGGGATCACCGACGACGCCCGCGCGGGTGCGGCCATCACGGTGTCGATCGCCCAGTTCGGCTCGACGCGCAGCATCAACGCCGGCGTCGCCGCCGGGATCGCGATGCATGCCTGGATCCGGCAGCACGGGGACATTTCGCGCGCCTGGTGA
- the pyrE gene encoding orotate phosphoribosyltransferase: MGLERGELAELVRRLSVVHGRVTLSSGRQADYYVDLRRATLHHRASALIGRLMRELTADWEYSLVGGLTLGADPVACAIMHAPGRPIDAFVVRKSVKTHGMQRLIEGSEVSGRRVLVVEDTSTTGASALTAVRAVQDAGGDVVGVATVVDRATGAAEAIEAEGLPYRSVLGLTDLGLG; encoded by the coding sequence ATCGGACTTGAGCGTGGCGAGTTGGCGGAGCTGGTGCGTCGGCTGTCGGTGGTGCACGGGCGAGTCACGCTGTCGTCTGGCAGACAGGCCGACTATTACGTCGACCTGCGCCGCGCCACCCTGCACCACCGGGCCTCGGCCCTGATCGGCCGGCTGATGCGTGAACTCACCGCCGACTGGGAGTACTCGCTCGTCGGCGGCCTGACCCTGGGCGCGGATCCGGTCGCATGCGCCATCATGCACGCGCCCGGCCGTCCGATCGACGCGTTCGTGGTCCGAAAATCGGTGAAAACCCATGGGATGCAACGACTTATCGAAGGGTCCGAGGTCTCCGGCCGGCGGGTGCTGGTGGTGGAGGACACCAGCACCACGGGCGCCTCGGCGTTGACGGCCGTCCGCGCCGTCCAGGATGCCGGTGGCGACGTGGTCGGTGTGGCCACCGTGGTGGACCGCGCTACCGGCGCCGCGGAAGCCATCGAAGCCGAGGGACTGCCGTACCGCAGCGTGCTGGGGCTTACCGACCTGGGGCTGGGCTAG
- a CDS encoding SDR family NAD(P)-dependent oxidoreductase, which yields MPRPVALITGPTSGIGAGYARHYARDGYDLVLVARDVDRLKRLATELGGDAGNIEILPADLAEPVDREKVTARLAAGVRVLVNNAGFGVSGEFWTADPALLQAQLDVNVTAVLHLTRAALPAMLDAGAGTVINIASVAGLLPGRGSTYSASKAWVISFTEGLAGGLQGTGVGVHAVCPGFVHTEFHARAGIDMTKLPSFVWLEVDDVVRESLADIAAGKVISVPGMRYKALVSVGRVIPRRLLRAATRRVGGGRGRT from the coding sequence ATGCCTCGCCCCGTCGCCCTGATCACCGGACCCACGTCCGGGATCGGCGCGGGCTACGCGCGACACTACGCGCGCGACGGCTATGACCTGGTTCTGGTCGCCCGCGACGTCGACCGGTTGAAGCGATTGGCCACGGAACTGGGCGGCGACGCCGGCAACATCGAGATCCTGCCCGCCGACCTGGCCGAGCCCGTCGACCGCGAGAAGGTCACCGCCCGACTCGCCGCGGGGGTTCGGGTGTTGGTGAACAACGCCGGCTTCGGCGTATCCGGCGAATTCTGGACGGCCGATCCAGCCCTGCTGCAGGCGCAGCTCGACGTCAACGTGACCGCGGTGCTGCACCTGACCCGGGCCGCGCTGCCGGCCATGCTCGACGCCGGCGCTGGGACCGTCATCAACATCGCCAGCGTCGCGGGGCTGCTGCCCGGAAGGGGGTCGACCTATTCGGCATCCAAGGCCTGGGTGATCTCGTTCACCGAGGGCCTGGCCGGCGGTTTGCAGGGCACCGGCGTCGGCGTGCACGCCGTCTGTCCGGGCTTCGTGCACACCGAGTTTCACGCGCGGGCGGGCATCGACATGACCAAGCTGCCGTCGTTCGTGTGGCTCGAGGTCGACGACGTGGTCCGCGAAAGCCTCGCCGATATCGCCGCCGGCAAGGTGATCAGCGTCCCGGGCATGCGGTACAAGGCGCTGGTCAGCGTCGGGCGGGTGATTCCGCGGCGCCTGCTGCGCGCCGCTACCAGGCGGGTCGGCGGTGGCCGTGGCCGGACTTGA
- the ttfA gene encoding trehalose monomycolate transport factor TtfA, producing MVPLWFTLSALCFVGAVVLLYVDIDRRRGRSRRRKSWARSHGFDYERESTDILKRWKRGVMSTVGDVPAHNVVLGQIRGEAVYIFDLEEVATVIALHRKVGTNVVVDLRLKGLKEPRESDIWLLGAIGPRMVYSTNLDAARRACDRRMVTFAHTAPDCAEIMWNEQNWTLVSMPIASTRAQWDEGLRTVRQFNDLLRVLPPLPAETAQETGERRNVAPSRPLAPAGRAELPPRRAQQDVAGLLGDAGRGARPEPVRREEPVRRDDGRPDPGRRPPPGRNGNQAPHLQR from the coding sequence ATGGTCCCACTCTGGTTCACGCTCTCCGCGCTGTGCTTCGTCGGTGCGGTGGTGTTGCTGTACGTCGACATCGATCGACGCCGTGGGCGCAGCAGACGCCGTAAGTCGTGGGCGCGCTCGCACGGATTCGACTACGAGCGCGAATCGACCGACATACTCAAGCGCTGGAAGCGCGGCGTGATGTCGACGGTGGGTGATGTCCCCGCCCACAACGTGGTGCTCGGTCAGATCCGCGGCGAGGCGGTGTACATCTTCGACCTCGAGGAGGTCGCCACGGTGATCGCGCTGCACCGCAAGGTGGGCACCAACGTCGTGGTCGACCTGCGGCTCAAGGGCCTGAAAGAGCCACGGGAGAGCGACATTTGGCTGCTGGGTGCGATCGGGCCGCGCATGGTGTACTCCACCAACCTGGACGCGGCCCGGCGGGCCTGCGACCGGCGCATGGTCACCTTCGCCCACACCGCACCGGACTGCGCCGAGATCATGTGGAACGAGCAGAACTGGACGCTGGTCAGCATGCCGATCGCCAGCACTCGCGCCCAATGGGACGAGGGCCTTCGCACTGTGCGCCAATTCAACGACCTGCTGCGGGTATTGCCGCCGCTGCCCGCCGAGACCGCTCAGGAAACGGGGGAGCGGCGCAATGTCGCGCCGAGCCGTCCGTTGGCGCCGGCCGGGCGAGCGGAGTTGCCACCCAGGCGCGCCCAGCAGGATGTGGCCGGGCTATTGGGTGATGCGGGCCGCGGGGCGCGGCCGGAGCCGGTGCGCCGCGAGGAGCCGGTGCGCCGTGACGACGGGCGTCCGGACCCCGGTCGACGCCCGCCGCCGGGACGCAACGGCAACCAGGCGCCGCATCTCCAGCGCTGA